In a genomic window of Paramecium tetraurelia macronuclear, complete genome:
- a CDS encoding RNA-binding Zn finger: MILQLSLLAILGNAYQLLKKIELEVINNFSEKLSLETNDEDLLLVFYFEKASYPLAIVSHEKVREADFNITTKPKFIESRKEIYFDFESMQTRHNIHLIEISQGNDIYYYVRDGFGPFRVKLEVYSKPHSTCINNCQGYSLNKIIQNASCTSKCECQSGFFGSYCQFELQKMEKDVQYEIQLMARKIIYLSYQFNEQALLIAEGVNEPITVSFGILGLKGYEVPDSTSYTAILHSQLSLTKLMQNLHQQFQNSTTLVIGLQCKSNQSFKLYVKQEQIPKIWDGNCLFLIFASFNIFIIIICFAITNLCKKKDIKMNKKKIKVRPPPIEENPKNFSGQFFDKYFEIFDYEDFIKSNPEFQQNTQCVVCLDNLNQKEISVSICGHIFHHLCLKKWLMKVLTCPSCRQQITYQQVIQGGWIGSKLSQSPLHPQSNPKCKLVNDSNILIESMDNIEIVDKQDNDENQDS, encoded by the exons atgatattataattgtcACTCCTAGCTATTTTAGGAAATGCATACTAATTactaaaaaaaattgaacTAGAAGTCATCAACAATTTTTCAGAAAAGTTAAGCCTTGAAACAAACGATGAAGACTTGTTATTAGTCTTCTATTTTGAGAAAGCTAGCTATCCTTTGGCTATAGTCTCTCATGAGAAAGTTCGGGAGGCAGATTTCAATATAACAACAAAACCAAAATTTATTGAGAGtagaaaagaaatttattttgactTTGAGTCCATGTAAACCCGTCATAATATccatttaattgaaatttcttaGGGGAATGACATCTATTATTACGTAAGAGATGGATTTGGACCCTTTAGAGTAAAATTAGAAGTTTATTCGAAACCTCACTCTACGTGTATAAACAACTGTTAGGGTTAttctttgaataaaataattcaaaatgcAAGCTGCACATCAAAGTGCGAATGTTAGAGCGGTTTTTTTGGATCCTACTGTTAATTTGAACtataaaaaatggaaaaagaTGTACAGTatgaaattcaattgatGGCTCGTAAGATTATATACTTGTCTTACTAATTCAATGAATAGGCTCTGTTAATTGCCGAAGGTGTAAATGAACCAATAA ctGTAAGTTTTGGAATTTTAGGGTTGAAAGGCTATGAAGTCCCTGATTCAACATCATACACGGCTATTTTACATAGTTAACTCAGTCTCACTAAGTTGATGCAAAATTTGCATTAGTAATTTTAGAACTCTACTACACTGGTAATTGGTTTGTAATGTAAATCTAactaatcatttaaattatatgtaaAATAGGAATAAATTCCAAAAATATGGGATGGAAACTGcctatttttgatttttgcaTCCttcaacatttttattattattatttgcttTGCAATTACAAACTTATGTAAAAAGAaggatattaaaatgaataaaaagaaaattaaagtaaGACCCCCTCCAATAGAGGAAAATCCTAAAAACTTTAGTGGACagttttttgataaatacttcgaaatatttgattacgaagatttcattaaatcaaatccagaatttcaataaaatacataatgTGTAGTATGCTTAGacaatttaaatcaaaaggaAATTAGTGTAAGCATTTGTGGACacatttttcatcatttgtGCTTAAAGAAGTGGCTGATGAAAGTGTTAACATGTCCATCTTGCCGATAGTAGATTACATATTAATAAGTGATCCAAGGAGGTTGGATAGGAAGTAAGCTTTCTTAAAGTCCCTTGCATCCCTAATCTAATCCAAAATGTAAATTAGTTAATGATAGTAACATACTTATTGAGAGTATggataatattgaaattgtaGATAAACAAGATAACGATGAAAATTAGGATTCTTGA
- a CDS encoding Leucine-rich repeat protein, with product MSIIISNSKQQRKLPLLKDYTKQKKEMLKTFFTTKTSRSESRSKQTHEVFKEEKSYYFDDSIKQQKKAIYLSQKLIRITPRIFPAKTDPQINQSEEISEDSSEKSNSSVDAFDLDKHKEHVKNKLNKINEESYFGFLKNQNKLRDVAQHFINEEGMNPIYYFCVHDSLFPKRIDLTNCLVDKKEMNFTNLGIGSKYYPILTTLLKQQKSQRIKQLFLSDNNLKDSELGMIVDCIPLSLKELKISNNKLGKGGAVLLEKLITTHKRYLFLLFYSIKYINVANNTLGDQGIQILLNALMKNNSVTRLNLSENGLTDSISKTLYNFLVSNKTVEVLMLNWNYLGSISGQSIAKGLANNKSLKVIDLSYNHLGQNNCMIYWSEIISNPKMSLIHIDLSYNQFSEQQLRILNDALKKNNQIYGLHIEGNKCAAYVDPNGFIQFANNGSQFQGNPFRLQQKKYEIDGVNFIPELNDGLLGSDCCWICQGWMEFKFNYTPDDFNGDVPIFLHLDFLDYKPIPMTSSLELKEQMKQQRKSKSVEQPQLTTGEIIYQLKQVINDDKKITMAAIQEAYDMETKDEVVDERLLDDLDQFYYTTYQMCPPKRRILYFFSNPMSEDYFIDKNSLSMQSPPDDLILQGKDTKFQYHQFADGTKVKFKKINQINYLLSKQEYVIDDKNDYKPLVKIFPRSAQKKYILRKFANNSIRKKVNIIFWIKEDSSFKQFQSDNDNLLDSCLDFDWQCSKITRFVRNEYERTKMKEYFRQQYQLLKDVYKYLSSFGHQPPQFDMFCIQYPQFQKLVQQVGLVDGVDLKIQDVESNLISIKNNVDNKFIYNPDQALIRYQFIESLYRLALDKYVRTNTVKNAADAVYRLLKEFKPYFNNFDSTQDWRQKRLWNKECDTLITFKMGFLKKLYDYATDISNRRWYFKLKWISIKEFKEFCKQIGLNEYLNDKQQVIIYNFSMMSQVDELNQDRNVRMSLIEFIESLGRMAERISPAPIGERVSEWTYEQRTTLPLHVKLESLLTYIYIIVNKKGAFESFNDVFGDEQQQKVQFMPAPESVINDEEYSNTIETLTTYNTLSYMNLHKQPYLNPDYVHFLQNPVPNQPKFHGPLLVRRFSRADRKNK from the exons atgtctataattatttctaattcgAAACAATAAAGAAAACTCCCATTACTTAAGGATTATACAAAGTAAAAGAAAGAGATGTTGAAAACATTTTTTACAACCAAAACTAGCAGATCTGAATCAAGATCAAAGTAAACTCATGAGGTTTTTAAAGAGGAAAAGtcctattattttgatgatagCATAAAGCAACAAAAGAAGGCTATTTATCTATCATAAAAGCTTATTAGAATAACTCCCCGCATCTTTCCTGCAAAGACTGATCCTTAAATTAACCAGAGTGAAGAGATAAGTGAAGATAGTTCTGAGAAATCAAATAGTAGTGTCGATGCTTTTGATCTAGACAAACACAAGGAGcatgttaaaaataaattaa ATAAAATTAACGAAGAATCATATTTTGGGTTCTTGAAGAACTAAAACAAATTGAGAGACGTAGCTTAGCATTTCATAAACGAAGAGGGAATGAATCCGATTTACTATTTTTGTGTTCATGACAGTTTGTTTCCCAAAAGAATTGACTTAACAAATTGCTTGGTTGATAAAAAAGAGATGAATTTCACCAATTTAGGCATAGGTTCTAAATATTATCCAATTTTGACTAccttattgaaataataaaagagttagagaattaaataactatttttaagTGATAACAACTTAAAGGACTCAGAATTAGGTATGATTGTCGACTGCATACCTCTttctttaaaagaattaaaaatttcaaataataaattaggtAAAGGAGGAGCCGTGCTTcttgaaaaattaatcacaACTCATAAAAGGTATCtattcttattgttttataGCATCAAATACATAAATGTTGCCAATAACACTTTAGGAGattaaggaatttaaatattattaaatgctttgatgaaaaataacTCAGTTACTAGATTGAACCTATCAGAAAATGGTTTAACCGATTCTATTTCAAAAACTTTGTATAACTTCTTAGTGAGTAATAAAACAGTGGAAGTCTTAATGTTAAATTGGAATTACTTGGGATCCATATCTGGCTAATCTATTGCAAAAGGATTGgccaataataaatcattaaaagtGATAGACTTAAGTTATAATCACTTGGGATAGAATAATTGCATGATCTATTGGAGTGAGATCATTTCAAATCCAAAGATGTCACTTATACATATTGATCTAtcatataatcaatttagcgaataataattaagaatcttGAATGATGCTTtgaaaaaaaacaattagatCTATGGATTGCATATTGAAGGGAACAAATGTGCTGCATATGTAGATCCTAATGGATTCATTCAATTTGCTAATAATGGATCACAATTTTAAGGAAATCCTTtcagattataataaaagaagtATGAAATAGATGGTGTAAATTTTATAcctgaattaaatgatggaTTGTTAGGTAGTGATTGTTGCTGGATTTGCTAAGGGTGGATGgagtttaaatttaattacactCCAGATGATTTTAACGGTGATGTGCCAATCTTTCTCCATCTTGATTTTTTaga TTATAAACCAATTCCAATGACATCGAGCTTAGAATTAAAGGAAtagatgaaataataaagaaaaagcaAATCTGTTGAGCAACCATAATTAACAACTGGcgaaataatttatcaattaaagtaagtaataaatgatgataaaaaaataactatGGCTGCAATCCAAGAAGCTTATGACATGGAAACAAAGGATGAAGTTGTGGATGAAAGATTATTAGATGatcttgattaattttattatactaCCTATTAGATGTGTCCACCTAAAAGAAGGATCCTGTACTTCTTTAGTAATCCAATGTCTGAGGACtattttatagataaaaattcattaagtaTGTAATCCCCCCctgatgatttaatattgCAAGGCAAGGATactaaatttcaatatcattaatttgcAGATGGAACTAAggttaaatttaagaagattaattaaattaattatttattgtctAAACAGGAATACGTAATAGACGATAAAAACGATTATAAACCATTGGTTAAAATATTTCCTCGATCTGCtcaaaaaaaatacattttgaggaaatttgcaaataattcaatcaGAAAGAaagttaatataatattttggattaagGAAGAttcatcttttaaataattttagagcgataatgataatttattggaCAGCTGTTTAGATTTTGATTGGTAATGTAGTAAGATTACTAGATTTGTTAGAAATGAGTATGAAAGAACTAAGATGAAAGAATATTTCAGacaacaatattaattattaaaagatgtATATAAGTACCTTTCAAGTTTTGGACATTAACCTCCTTAATTTGATATGTTTTGCATATAATATCCCTAATTCTAAAAGTTAGTATAATAAGTAGGATTAGTTGATGGAGTTGACTTGAAAATCTAGGATGTAGAGagcaatttaatttcaataaagaataatgtagacaataaattcatatacAATCCAGATTAAGCTCTGATTAGATACTAATTCATAGAGAGTCTTTACAGATTGGCTCTTGATAAATATGTAAGGACAAATACTGTCAAGAATGCAGCTGATGCAGTATATCGATTATTAAAGGAATTCAAGCCTtacttcaataattttgattccaCTCAGGATTGGAGACAGAAGAGATTGTGGAATAAGGAGTGTGACACTTTAATAACATTCAAGATGGGATTCTTGAAGAAACTATATGATTATGCTACAGATATCAGCAACAGAAGAtggtattttaaattaaaatggatttccattaaagaatttaaagagtTTTGTAAACAGATTGGattgaatgaatatttgaatgataaaTAGCAAGTCATAATCTACAATTTCTCTATGATGTCATAGGTGGATGAACTTAATTAAGATAGAAATGTTAGAATGTCTCTCATAGAATTTATAGAGTCACTAGGGAGAATGGCAGAAAGAATAAGTCCAGCTCCAATTGGGGAGAGAGTGTCGGAATGGACATATGAGTAAAGAACCACCTTGCCTTTGCATGTGAAATTAGAGTCATTGCTaacatatatttatattatagttaataaaaa aGGAGCCTTTGAGTCCTTTAATGATGTGTTTGgagatgaataataatagaaagtTCAATTCATGCCAGCTCCAGAATCTGtaataaatgatgaagaGTATTCCAATACCATAGAAACTTTAACTACTTATAATACATTGTCTTATATga ATCTCCATAAACAACCATACCTAAATCCAGATTATGTACATTTCTTGCAAAATCCGGTGCCCAATCAGCCAAAATTTCATGGTCCTCTTTTGGTTAGAAGATTTTCAAGAGCAGATaggaaaaataaatga
- a CDS encoding Regulator of chromosome condensation gives MQSEQLSEQKLYAWGSAECDQFLAKDEDDEELYEVKRPYQIKELNNLSITQVACGGMHALILTSQGKVYSFGCDDKGVLGRPKIEGEDARVPALITDLPPVDMIACGSSHSIAANSNGLVYFWGFYANTHGPIGESVQKPKKMDNITEGIKKILCGQNHTMVLLESQKLLTWGDAETLVIGRKSETRRSVMQNLNPQPIKMKKPILNIFTGASHAFVKVQMKDNKVGIYGWGLNNYGQLGIGNQENQQLPTLIEFFDNIDVIDMVGGEHHTIALDSQGNLYSFGRHDDGQLGLGEEINEQLKEQAQKQLEEEIQSQKLNESNKKKISKKNKLQGELFEIQKSDKVIGYEFITSPQMIKDIPKMQTIYSSMHFNFAISQEGQLFSWGNGQSYVLGTRNENSQFKPRDITTIFKNEKLLQISLGASHVIAYTSTDLNYNTQKVDESIIKIQDQKTKIKKPRRSNSREGSKEKSLSMKRNEQKFDDSLIPVKDLKID, from the exons atgtaAAGTGAATAATTGAgtgaataaaaattgtatGCCTGGGGAAGTGCTGAATGTGATCAATTTTTGGCTAAGGATGAAGACGATGAAGAATTGTATGAAGTCAAGAGACcatatcaaataaaagaattgaataatctaTCAATAACCTAGGTGGCATGTGGAGGAATGCATGCCTTAATTTTGACTTCTTAAGGAAAA GTGTATTCATTTGGATGTGATGACAAGGGAGTGCTTGGCAGACCCAAAATAGAAGGAGAAGACGCTCGAGTTCCAGCACTGATTACAGATCTTCCTCCTGTGGACATGATTGCTTGTGGTAGTTCTCATTCAATTGCTGCAAATTCCAATGGTTTAGTATATTTCTGGGGGTTTTATGCAAATACTCATGGTCCAATTGGAGAGTCAGTGCAAAAGCCaaaaaaaatggataatATTACAGAgggaataaaaaaaatactatGTGGTTAAAATCATACCATGGTATTATTGGAAAGCCAAAAA TTATTAACATGGGGAGATGCAGAAACCTTAGTAATAGGTAGAAAAAGTGAAACCAGAAGATCAGTTATgcaaaatttaaatccttAGCCAATCAAGATGAAAAAGCcaattttaaacatttttacAGGAGCTTCTCATGCATTTGTTAAAGTTTAAATGAAAGATAACAAAGTTGGAATTTACGGATGGGGATTAAATAACTACGGATAATTGGGTATTGGTAATCAagaaaactaataattacCTACATTAATCGAATTTTTTGATAACATTGATGTTATTGATATGGTTGGAGGAGAACACCATACAATTGCATTAGATTCTTAAGGAAATCTGTATTCATTTGGCAGACATGATGATGGACAACTCGGATTAGGAGAAGAAATCAATGAACAATTGAAAGAGCAAGcataaaaacaattagaagaagaaatctAGTCATAAAAACTTAACGAGAGcaacaaaaaaaaaataagcaaaaagaataaattataaggagaactatttgaaatttaaaagtcTGATAAGGTTATCGGATATGAATTCATCACTAGTCcataaatgattaaagatATCCCCAAGATGCAAACTATTTATTCTTCCATGCATTTTAACTTTGCTATCTCTCAAGAAGGATAATTATTCTCTTGGGGAAATGGTTAAAGTTATGTCCTCGGTACTAGAAATGAGAATTCACAATTCAAACCTAGAGAT ATTACAAccatttttaaaaatgaaaagcTGTTATAGATCTCACTTGGTGCAAGTCATGTAATTGCATATACATCAACTGATTTAAACTACAACACACAGAAAGTGGATGAatcaatcataaaaattCAGGATTAAAAAACAAAGATTAAGAAGCCAAGAAGAAGCAATAGCAGAGAGGGAAGTAAAGAAAAGAGTTTGTCTATgaaaagaaatgaataaaagtTTGATGACAGTTTAATTCCAGTTAAAGATttgaaaattgattga